Proteins encoded in a region of the Longibacter salinarum genome:
- the ggt gene encoding gamma-glutamyltransferase, whose protein sequence is MRPLFSRRRSIYVGVALTVVLAALLALAGWTHDATSITGTPDRIPSASSTPEFADNGMVVSARREASEAGVEMLRKGGNAVDAAVATGFALAVVYPSSGNIGGGGFMVIRMADGTVTTIDHRETAPAGATQEVFLDEEGNAAPRRSRVGALASGVPGTVHGLLSALKKYGTLSREEVMGPAIRMAEEGIPLPYGVAQRFNNYRDDFSAFESTRTYFTKADSAKRYRAGERWRQPDLAETLTRIRDHGIDGFYDGRTAQQIVDQMDKLGGLIDREDLRNYTSVEREPVSMNYRGYTLHAMGPPSSGGVALAQLLHAAEAKDLKAMGYQSSSTVHYLGEAMKRTFADRAKWLGDPDFVDIPTEELTDSAYVAKRMATFDPDRITPTDSVSAGQPAVADESMETNHYSVVDDNGMAVSVTTTLNSSYGSKVVVDGAGFFLNNEMNDFVLKPGVPNQFGLSGSERNLVAPGRRMVSSMTPTIVEDAHGRLHLVIGAPGGSTIITTVFQVITNVIDYGMDIEQAVTAGRIHHQWRPETLHHERYTLPADVVENLETRGWVVKEGIFGYDTWGRAHGIRARYPSDRKGEQEYFGGADPRRSGAAVGY, encoded by the coding sequence ATGCGCCCCCTCTTCTCCCGTCGGCGAAGCATATACGTCGGCGTCGCCCTAACCGTCGTACTCGCTGCTCTCCTGGCTCTCGCGGGCTGGACGCATGATGCCACCTCTATCACGGGGACTCCTGATCGGATTCCGTCCGCCTCGTCGACACCTGAGTTTGCCGACAACGGCATGGTCGTGTCCGCCCGACGCGAGGCCTCCGAAGCCGGCGTCGAGATGCTGCGGAAGGGTGGAAACGCCGTGGATGCCGCTGTCGCCACCGGCTTCGCGCTCGCTGTCGTCTACCCGTCCTCCGGCAACATCGGCGGAGGCGGCTTCATGGTGATCCGCATGGCCGACGGCACGGTCACCACCATCGATCACCGGGAAACGGCGCCGGCCGGAGCGACGCAGGAGGTTTTTCTGGATGAAGAAGGGAATGCGGCTCCGCGCCGGAGTCGCGTAGGTGCTCTTGCCTCTGGCGTCCCCGGCACGGTCCACGGACTGCTCAGCGCACTGAAGAAGTACGGCACGTTGTCGCGTGAGGAAGTCATGGGTCCGGCAATCCGCATGGCCGAAGAGGGCATTCCGCTTCCGTACGGCGTCGCCCAGCGGTTCAACAACTATCGGGACGACTTCTCGGCGTTTGAGTCCACGCGGACGTACTTCACCAAAGCGGACTCCGCCAAGCGGTACCGGGCTGGCGAACGGTGGCGGCAGCCGGATCTGGCCGAGACGCTCACGCGCATCCGGGATCACGGAATCGACGGGTTCTACGACGGAAGAACGGCGCAGCAGATCGTCGATCAGATGGACAAACTTGGCGGCCTGATCGACCGGGAGGACCTGCGCAACTACACGTCGGTCGAGCGTGAGCCGGTGTCGATGAACTACCGCGGCTACACGCTGCACGCGATGGGACCGCCGTCGTCGGGCGGCGTAGCGCTGGCGCAACTCCTGCATGCCGCGGAAGCGAAGGACCTGAAGGCAATGGGCTACCAGTCGAGCTCGACCGTGCACTACCTCGGCGAGGCCATGAAGCGCACGTTCGCGGACCGGGCGAAGTGGCTCGGCGACCCCGACTTCGTTGACATCCCGACGGAAGAGTTGACAGACTCCGCGTACGTTGCCAAGCGCATGGCGACATTTGACCCCGATCGGATCACCCCGACGGATTCTGTGTCCGCCGGCCAGCCCGCTGTGGCCGACGAGTCGATGGAAACGAACCATTACTCGGTGGTGGACGATAATGGGATGGCCGTGAGCGTGACGACGACACTGAATTCGAGTTACGGATCGAAGGTGGTCGTCGACGGCGCCGGTTTCTTTCTCAACAATGAGATGAACGACTTCGTGCTGAAACCGGGTGTCCCCAACCAGTTCGGCCTCAGCGGCTCCGAGCGCAACCTCGTCGCTCCGGGCCGACGCATGGTGTCGTCGATGACGCCAACGATCGTCGAGGACGCACATGGCCGACTTCATCTCGTTATTGGCGCACCGGGCGGCTCGACCATTATCACGACCGTCTTCCAGGTCATCACGAACGTGATCGACTACGGGATGGACATCGAACAGGCCGTCACCGCCGGACGCATCCATCACCAGTGGCGCCCCGAGACGCTACACCACGAACGGTACACACTTCCCGCCGATGTCGTCGAAAACCTGGAGACGCGCGGATGGGTCGTGAAGGAGGGAATTTTCGGGTACGACACCTGGGGGCGAGCCCACGGCATCCGTGCCCGATATCCCTCCGACAGGAAGGGGGAGCAGGAATACTTTGGCGGCGCGGATCCGCGTCGTTCGGGAGCAGCCGTCGGCTACTGA
- a CDS encoding methyltransferase domain-containing protein, producing MSSSPSLSADVPKSPFQASDEDPFFSVHDVPVNSVLLVDSEDEARTFPTGDIELVLCKDSGFITNRAFDAESIQYTEKYEETQGFSGTFNAFHRRLAQDVIDRFDLRNKHILEIGCGKGEFLTLLCEMGDNTGIGFDPAYRPERNQHPAAERITFVRDFYSEACDNVDADAVCCKMTLEHIPDVEGFVRMVRNGIGDQSHVPVFFQVPEMRRVLRDVAFWDIYHEHCSYFSPGSLARLFRRAGFTVTDLWTDYDDQYLMIEAYPRLQEERVGASHPLEESPAEIASDVARFARKVKPRIRSWQTLLKEVSREGQRVLIWGGGSKAVAFLTTLGLTDEVAGVVDVNPYKHDHFLPGTAHRVLSPDEVPMLDPDVVLIMNPIYRSEIEQQLTDLGVETDIWHVDEDPSARTLRQQSEPAGMPVVDAHDGSVCPITKTRDTTPVLSIREVPVLCNVLYDSREDAMVAERDDIDLVFSPASGHLFNAAFDSTRIAYSQTYENSLHHSPRFQAFASELARRLVRTYDVRGETVTDIGCGNGEFLTLMCEAGNNRGVGFDPSYDSENVDPAVGRGITIIPDEYRSAYAEIEARLITCRHVLEHISEPLLFMRTIRQASRWHSDTVVYLEVPNADFMLRKGAIWDLIYEHVSYYTPQSIRELARQTGFDVLRMEESFGGQYLSVDLRPAVSGLPPEQPDTDVAGHERVLRNRVDGFSKRYHEKHDRWSKTLSQAAQKGETVVLWGAGSKGVTFLNAVPAARAVPAIVDINPSKQGRFVAGTGQPIVAPEALVELQPDLVVLMNGLYRDEVSDMLDALDLSPHLVTAT from the coding sequence ATGTCATCTTCTCCCTCTCTTTCTGCGGATGTGCCGAAGTCACCATTTCAGGCATCCGACGAAGATCCGTTTTTTTCGGTGCATGATGTACCGGTAAACAGCGTTCTCCTCGTCGATTCGGAGGATGAGGCACGCACGTTTCCAACCGGTGACATCGAACTCGTCCTCTGCAAAGACAGTGGGTTCATCACGAACCGGGCGTTCGACGCGGAGAGCATTCAGTACACGGAGAAATATGAAGAGACGCAGGGATTCTCTGGGACGTTCAATGCTTTTCATCGTCGCCTTGCGCAGGACGTGATCGACCGGTTCGACCTGCGCAACAAGCATATTCTGGAAATCGGGTGTGGAAAAGGGGAGTTTCTGACGCTTCTGTGCGAGATGGGCGACAATACCGGAATCGGATTCGACCCCGCGTATCGACCGGAGCGCAATCAGCATCCCGCGGCAGAGCGCATTACGTTCGTGCGCGACTTTTACTCGGAGGCATGTGACAATGTCGATGCCGACGCGGTGTGCTGCAAGATGACGCTCGAGCACATTCCGGATGTGGAGGGCTTTGTCCGGATGGTTCGCAACGGCATCGGCGATCAAAGCCACGTGCCGGTCTTCTTTCAGGTGCCGGAGATGCGGCGGGTTCTGCGAGACGTGGCCTTCTGGGACATCTACCACGAACATTGCTCCTACTTCAGCCCGGGGTCGCTCGCCCGTCTCTTTCGTCGTGCCGGTTTCACGGTGACGGATCTGTGGACCGACTACGACGATCAGTATCTGATGATCGAAGCCTACCCGCGCCTTCAGGAGGAGCGGGTTGGAGCATCGCATCCACTCGAGGAGTCGCCCGCGGAGATTGCGTCTGACGTTGCACGGTTCGCTCGGAAGGTGAAGCCGCGCATTCGCAGCTGGCAGACGCTTTTGAAAGAGGTGAGCCGGGAGGGGCAGCGCGTCCTCATCTGGGGAGGTGGATCGAAGGCCGTTGCGTTTCTCACAACGCTCGGTCTGACGGATGAAGTCGCGGGCGTGGTGGACGTGAACCCGTACAAGCACGACCACTTTTTGCCGGGTACCGCCCATCGGGTACTGTCGCCGGACGAGGTGCCAATGCTAGATCCGGACGTCGTGCTCATCATGAACCCGATTTATCGCTCCGAAATCGAACAACAGCTTACCGACCTTGGCGTGGAGACGGATATCTGGCATGTAGATGAAGACCCGTCTGCACGTACGCTACGACAGCAATCCGAGCCTGCAGGGATGCCGGTGGTCGACGCGCACGACGGTTCGGTGTGTCCGATTACGAAGACAAGAGACACAACACCCGTTTTGTCGATCCGGGAGGTGCCGGTCCTGTGTAATGTACTGTACGACAGCCGAGAGGACGCTATGGTCGCCGAGCGGGATGACATCGACCTCGTGTTTTCTCCCGCGTCTGGTCACCTGTTCAACGCTGCGTTCGATTCCACGCGGATTGCCTATTCGCAGACGTACGAGAACTCGCTGCACCATTCGCCTCGGTTTCAGGCCTTTGCTTCTGAGCTCGCCCGTCGTCTCGTTCGCACGTACGATGTTCGTGGTGAAACGGTGACAGACATCGGTTGCGGAAACGGCGAGTTTCTAACGCTGATGTGCGAGGCCGGAAATAACCGAGGCGTGGGCTTCGATCCGAGCTATGATTCCGAGAACGTGGACCCCGCCGTCGGTCGCGGCATCACCATTATCCCGGACGAATACAGAAGCGCGTACGCCGAGATCGAGGCCCGACTGATCACCTGCCGCCACGTGCTGGAGCATATTTCGGAGCCACTGTTATTCATGCGGACGATCCGCCAGGCCTCCCGTTGGCACTCCGATACGGTCGTTTATCTGGAGGTGCCGAATGCGGACTTCATGCTCCGGAAGGGAGCGATCTGGGACCTCATCTACGAGCACGTGTCGTATTACACGCCGCAGTCGATCCGAGAGCTGGCGCGGCAAACCGGCTTCGATGTACTCCGCATGGAGGAGTCGTTCGGAGGTCAGTACCTGAGCGTGGACTTGCGACCCGCGGTTTCCGGATTGCCTCCCGAGCAACCGGATACCGATGTTGCTGGACACGAACGGGTACTCCGCAACCGGGTGGACGGCTTTTCCAAACGCTACCATGAGAAGCACGACCGCTGGAGTAAAACGCTGTCACAGGCCGCCCAGAAAGGCGAGACGGTTGTCCTGTGGGGCGCGGGGTCCAAAGGCGTGACGTTTTTGAATGCGGTCCCGGCGGCTCGGGCGGTCCCGGCCATTGTCGATATCAACCCATCGAAGCAGGGACGCTTCGTTGCCGGCACGGGGCAACCGATTGTGGCGCCCGAGGCTCTGGTCGAACTACAGCCCGATCTGGTCGTGCTCATGAACGGTCTCTACCGGGACGAGGTGAGCGACATGCTGGATGCGCTCGATCTTTCTCCACATCTGGTGACTGCCACCTGA
- a CDS encoding twin-arginine translocation signal domain-containing protein, with the protein MPDESTSNESMPDEPMPDESLAERLLSLFDGTIDRRDFLKRSAGLAGSAALAATLPGCVSGCEGEPPKIEGPLPYAVWEQMQQALRTSPDHLPAQADRLVEEGDPEAIFQFVRDRIATYPPPTSYWGTNDLVNGVRWGTRATLRGGAGTPREKADLLANLYQRAGLEAEVVTSPDSRADSERDAFYHPVETPFAPQIDPETVTHWRKELGLPETAASDAIPRIDEDGQESAALAKRLLDVLPEDAKEADAFSARWQQAVGVRLSDENESELYANPSRPNASLGAPPVDNDQLTPADEANDPLAVEVTLEAAVSSAPEERFELVSGQWTADEVAGRQLLVRMAPTMELEELLEARLNDVRIFAPILAMQAPNLSETEAAKLSEHGDAVTIDGDRLESHDDGTLTYNGRTLQGSGDGTDPATVETIEMQAVAEGFPHVTLQVRPLDEDGEVVNGLPASAFAVKDEGEAVGFTLSANRDAPIVRILADQSTSMPEPFRGESMEQLVGTVREEVLEEYPNADVRFRETNSDQWTALKDAARGDANLIVYVHDGEPTDGLNDEIRRVLESGPPAVILDVTDRLATQRADGAENPFDKMADTTGGAAFSVSGGEREAARNVILDYLDEFEVTDPYRLAYRAPTKSGGERTVRLRLNDGGNTESTASYTAEAAEPPVQLSSLHLTVQVGDTEVQRTLAGWDEQGETGPTDADLRAVRGALFGTHLLSFEAAAPSTAIVVDDFLSAKITHKPVDLAAREGAGVQRIKKKLRQGTRFLPSEPLLLHAPLPTPADGNARTYETGLRAVLFSTHFTFGEDYVSTRADVLPTAGFTTAAPDPRVAFRRTLRQTARLAVTEHALFSDTTRSRLADRPLRTLNTYTPYYYDAANMSDEQKMPWQHAARNAWTQRDQYFLGPEDGEGPPAFWSVTQDTGALLGLLADGSGGGSRRERIEESIDALSQTFAVLNLWVGGAVSAGAINPIGGVALGAVALHGQVLARMYGGAAMAVALMDASELDRYARRAVLFAACETSKMLILGSFSGGFKVAERAAEAVGNMDDMLGATGAPNPFSCPG; encoded by the coding sequence ATGCCCGACGAATCGACGTCCAATGAATCGATGCCTGACGAACCGATGCCTGACGAGTCGCTCGCCGAGCGGCTCCTCTCGCTCTTCGATGGCACCATCGACCGCCGCGACTTCCTGAAGCGCAGCGCCGGTCTTGCCGGAAGCGCCGCACTGGCAGCCACGCTACCGGGATGTGTTTCCGGCTGCGAAGGAGAGCCCCCGAAAATTGAAGGCCCGCTGCCCTACGCCGTCTGGGAGCAAATGCAGCAGGCCCTCCGCACCTCGCCTGATCATCTCCCCGCCCAGGCCGACCGCCTTGTTGAAGAAGGCGACCCGGAGGCGATCTTCCAGTTCGTTCGTGACCGCATCGCCACCTATCCGCCCCCCACGTCGTATTGGGGGACGAACGACCTCGTGAACGGCGTCCGCTGGGGGACGCGAGCCACGCTACGCGGCGGGGCGGGCACGCCTCGCGAAAAAGCTGACCTGTTGGCCAATCTGTATCAGCGCGCCGGTCTGGAGGCTGAGGTCGTCACGTCGCCGGATTCACGTGCCGACAGCGAGCGGGATGCCTTCTACCACCCCGTCGAAACTCCTTTCGCGCCCCAAATCGATCCGGAAACGGTGACGCACTGGCGCAAGGAGCTAGGCCTTCCCGAAACTGCCGCGAGCGACGCCATCCCGCGTATCGACGAAGACGGCCAAGAAAGTGCCGCACTGGCAAAACGCCTTCTCGATGTGCTTCCCGAAGACGCCAAGGAAGCCGATGCGTTCAGCGCTCGCTGGCAACAGGCCGTGGGCGTGCGCTTGAGCGACGAAAACGAATCGGAGCTCTACGCCAACCCCTCGCGCCCGAATGCCTCCCTCGGTGCCCCGCCGGTGGACAACGATCAGCTCACGCCCGCCGATGAAGCCAACGATCCGCTCGCGGTAGAAGTCACCCTCGAAGCCGCCGTCTCGTCTGCCCCAGAGGAGCGCTTCGAACTCGTCAGCGGGCAGTGGACGGCTGATGAGGTGGCCGGGCGGCAACTTCTCGTTCGCATGGCACCGACGATGGAACTGGAGGAGTTGCTTGAGGCGCGTCTAAACGACGTGCGCATCTTTGCCCCGATTCTGGCGATGCAGGCGCCGAACCTATCGGAAACAGAAGCCGCCAAGCTATCCGAGCACGGTGACGCCGTGACGATTGACGGCGACCGCCTCGAATCCCACGACGATGGCACGCTTACCTACAACGGACGCACATTGCAGGGCTCCGGCGACGGCACCGACCCCGCGACCGTCGAAACCATCGAAATGCAGGCCGTGGCGGAGGGCTTTCCACACGTGACACTTCAGGTGCGCCCCCTCGACGAAGACGGCGAGGTCGTCAACGGACTGCCGGCCTCTGCTTTTGCAGTGAAAGACGAGGGCGAAGCGGTCGGCTTCACGCTTAGCGCCAACCGCGACGCGCCGATCGTGCGCATCCTTGCCGACCAGTCGACGAGCATGCCGGAGCCCTTCCGGGGCGAGAGCATGGAACAGCTTGTAGGCACCGTGCGAGAAGAGGTGCTCGAGGAATACCCCAACGCGGATGTGCGTTTCAGGGAAACCAACTCCGATCAGTGGACCGCGCTCAAGGACGCGGCCCGCGGCGACGCCAACCTCATCGTCTACGTCCACGACGGAGAACCCACCGACGGCCTCAACGACGAAATCCGTCGCGTACTCGAAAGCGGGCCGCCGGCCGTCATCCTGGATGTGACCGACCGTCTGGCCACGCAGCGTGCCGACGGAGCAGAAAATCCCTTCGACAAAATGGCCGACACCACCGGCGGGGCGGCGTTCTCCGTCAGCGGTGGCGAGCGCGAGGCTGCGCGCAACGTCATCCTCGACTACCTGGACGAGTTTGAGGTGACGGACCCGTACCGGTTAGCCTACCGCGCGCCTACCAAGTCGGGAGGCGAGCGCACCGTGCGGCTTCGCCTCAACGATGGTGGCAACACCGAAAGTACGGCATCCTACACGGCTGAAGCCGCCGAACCACCCGTGCAGCTCAGCAGCCTCCACCTGACGGTGCAGGTTGGGGACACCGAGGTACAACGCACCCTCGCCGGGTGGGACGAACAGGGCGAGACGGGGCCCACCGACGCAGACCTGCGCGCCGTGCGCGGGGCGCTCTTCGGCACGCACCTGCTCTCGTTCGAGGCCGCCGCGCCCTCCACTGCCATCGTCGTCGACGACTTCCTGTCCGCCAAGATCACGCATAAGCCCGTTGACCTGGCGGCCCGCGAAGGAGCTGGCGTTCAACGCATCAAAAAGAAGCTCCGCCAGGGCACGCGATTCCTTCCAAGCGAACCGCTGCTCTTGCACGCCCCGCTGCCCACCCCGGCCGACGGCAACGCTCGCACCTACGAGACGGGCCTGCGCGCTGTCCTCTTCAGCACGCACTTCACCTTCGGCGAGGACTACGTGAGCACCCGCGCCGACGTGCTACCCACTGCGGGCTTCACCACTGCCGCCCCGGATCCTCGCGTCGCGTTCCGCCGCACGCTACGCCAGACTGCCCGCCTCGCTGTCACCGAACACGCCCTCTTTTCCGATACCACGCGATCGCGCCTGGCGGACCGGCCGCTCCGAACGCTCAACACATACACCCCCTACTACTACGATGCGGCCAACATGTCCGACGAACAGAAGATGCCGTGGCAGCACGCCGCGCGCAACGCCTGGACGCAGCGGGATCAGTATTTCCTCGGTCCCGAAGATGGCGAAGGCCCGCCCGCCTTCTGGAGCGTGACGCAAGATACCGGCGCGCTCCTGGGCCTGCTCGCCGACGGCAGCGGCGGAGGGAGTCGACGCGAGCGCATCGAAGAATCCATCGACGCTCTCTCGCAAACGTTCGCGGTCCTCAACCTGTGGGTTGGCGGCGCAGTATCCGCCGGCGCAATCAATCCCATCGGCGGGGTCGCGCTCGGGGCCGTGGCCCTGCACGGGCAGGTGCTGGCGCGCATGTACGGCGGGGCGGCGATGGCCGTCGCCCTGATGGACGCCTCCGAGTTGGACCGCTATGCACGGCGCGCGGTGCTGTTCGCCGCCTGCGAGACCAGCAAGATGCTCATCCTGGGTAGCTTTAGCGGTGGCTTTAAGGTTGCCGAGCGTGCTGCAGAAGCCGTTGGAAATATGGACGACATGCTTGGGGCCACCGGCGCCCCCAATCCGTTCTCGTGCCCGGGTTGA
- a CDS encoding histidine triad nucleotide-binding protein: MSEPTLFQKIIDGEVDADIVYDDDHCVAFRDINPQAPTHILIVPRKPIPSLDDLQEEDREIVGHLFIAARNIARDEGLRDGYRTVINCGDDGGQTVYHLHLHLLGGRRMDWPPG; the protein is encoded by the coding sequence ATGTCGGAACCAACGCTGTTTCAGAAAATTATCGATGGCGAAGTAGACGCAGATATCGTCTACGACGATGACCACTGCGTTGCTTTTCGGGATATCAATCCGCAGGCACCCACGCACATCTTGATCGTGCCGCGAAAGCCCATCCCGAGCCTCGACGACCTACAGGAGGAAGACCGTGAGATCGTCGGTCATCTCTTCATCGCCGCCCGCAATATCGCCCGAGACGAAGGTCTACGGGATGGTTATCGGACCGTCATCAATTGCGGCGACGATGGAGGTCAGACCGTCTATCACCTGCATCTACACCTCCTGGGCGGACGTCGGATGGATTGGCCTCCCGGGTGA
- a CDS encoding class I SAM-dependent methyltransferase, producing the protein MSDAFDDHFSGHAADYARFRPTYPDALFDAITAPCRALDLVWDCGTGNGQAAIALARRAKRVIATDASAEQIKHALPHARVEYHVAPAANVSIADNTVDLVTVAQALHWFDLDRFYPEARRVLRPGGVIAVWTYSLFHVPEGDAEASAINPVLRRYYEDVVGPYWPPERRHIETGYQSLPFPFDEIEAPEVELRMDWTLAETVGYLRTWSASQRYRAEREADPIAEIEEDLRRAWGEADRVRTLRWPAPLRIGRT; encoded by the coding sequence GTGTCTGACGCCTTCGACGACCATTTCTCCGGCCATGCCGCCGACTACGCGCGATTCCGCCCGACGTATCCGGACGCCCTGTTCGATGCGATTACGGCTCCATGCCGTGCGCTCGATCTCGTGTGGGATTGCGGGACGGGAAATGGGCAGGCGGCCATAGCGCTTGCTCGCCGGGCGAAGCGTGTGATTGCCACCGACGCCAGTGCAGAGCAAATCAAACACGCCCTTCCTCACGCCCGCGTCGAGTATCATGTGGCGCCGGCGGCAAACGTCTCCATCGCGGACAACACGGTGGATCTCGTGACGGTCGCCCAGGCGCTGCACTGGTTCGACCTCGATCGGTTTTATCCGGAAGCACGCCGCGTTCTGCGTCCGGGTGGCGTGATTGCAGTGTGGACGTATTCGCTCTTCCACGTACCGGAAGGGGACGCGGAGGCGAGTGCGATTAACCCCGTGCTCCGCCGCTACTACGAGGATGTGGTCGGTCCGTACTGGCCACCTGAACGCCGACACATCGAGACGGGCTATCAGTCGCTTCCGTTTCCGTTCGACGAGATCGAGGCCCCGGAGGTGGAGTTGCGCATGGACTGGACGCTCGCCGAAACCGTCGGCTACCTACGGACATGGTCGGCGTCGCAACGCTATCGTGCAGAGCGGGAGGCGGATCCGATCGCCGAGATTGAGGAGGACCTACGCCGTGCCTGGGGGGAGGCCGACCGCGTTCGGACGCTCCGCTGGCCGGCCCCGCTGCGCATCGGTCGGACGTAG
- a CDS encoding CRTAC1 family protein — protein MFRDATSLINKNPVQRNYGVAVGQLRHQGEFELLVAGYTGRNLVFAWDGTRFTELETTSIADSERQAIGIASADVNGDGTEEVYVLNTDTFAGRKRFADRLFAGNGSDAWTNLFDDPENERSRNLTAGRSVAVVDRTGNGRYGFFVANYGGPMRLYEVNDRHVVDVAEEAGVALSTGGRGVIAAPILTPQMDIFCVNENGPNFLFENQGDGTFKETAARRGVADRYEHGRGVDAIDHGEGGPFGVVYGNWQGRHRLFAQQSGGSFLDVTPDAMASPSRVRTVIAADFDNDGYQEVFFNNIGEPNRLFAQRDGSWVQIDAGDATEPQGLGTGAAVADFDGDGRLELFVAHGETGAQPLSLYHSRGASDNHHYIRIAPLTKHGAPARGAVVTCTASGRTQRRNVDAGSGYLCQMEPVAHFGLGTTDTAEEVEVRWPDGTTHRLEEPEVDQLHSIPYPN, from the coding sequence ATGTTTCGCGACGCCACGTCCCTCATCAACAAGAATCCCGTTCAGCGAAACTACGGCGTCGCTGTCGGACAACTCCGACATCAAGGGGAGTTCGAGCTTCTTGTCGCGGGATATACGGGGCGCAATCTCGTCTTCGCCTGGGATGGAACTCGGTTTACGGAGCTGGAAACCACGTCGATCGCAGATTCCGAACGGCAGGCGATTGGAATTGCCTCAGCCGACGTGAATGGGGACGGGACGGAGGAAGTCTACGTGCTAAACACGGATACTTTCGCCGGGCGCAAGCGCTTTGCCGATCGACTCTTTGCCGGCAATGGCTCCGATGCATGGACAAATTTGTTCGACGACCCGGAGAACGAACGTTCCCGCAACCTCACGGCCGGTCGCTCCGTCGCAGTCGTCGACCGCACAGGCAATGGTCGGTACGGCTTCTTTGTCGCGAACTACGGCGGTCCGATGCGCCTGTACGAAGTGAATGACCGTCACGTCGTTGATGTCGCCGAAGAAGCCGGCGTCGCTTTATCGACCGGTGGACGCGGCGTGATCGCAGCACCCATCCTGACGCCGCAGATGGATATTTTCTGCGTGAACGAGAACGGCCCAAACTTTCTCTTCGAAAATCAGGGAGACGGGACGTTCAAGGAAACCGCTGCCCGACGTGGGGTCGCCGACCGATACGAGCACGGCCGCGGCGTGGATGCAATCGATCACGGCGAAGGCGGCCCCTTCGGCGTCGTATACGGCAACTGGCAGGGACGGCATCGCCTCTTCGCTCAGCAGAGCGGAGGTTCATTTCTGGATGTCACTCCGGACGCAATGGCCTCTCCCTCCCGCGTACGAACCGTGATTGCTGCCGACTTCGACAACGACGGTTACCAGGAGGTCTTCTTTAACAATATCGGCGAACCGAATCGCCTCTTCGCACAGCGGGATGGGTCCTGGGTCCAGATCGACGCGGGAGATGCCACCGAACCGCAAGGGCTGGGCACGGGTGCTGCTGTGGCCGACTTTGACGGCGATGGCCGGCTGGAACTGTTCGTCGCCCATGGCGAGACGGGAGCGCAGCCCCTCTCACTCTACCACAGCCGCGGCGCATCGGATAACCACCACTACATTCGTATTGCGCCACTTACAAAGCACGGCGCACCGGCGCGCGGAGCCGTCGTTACCTGTACCGCTAGCGGTCGCACGCAGCGGCGCAACGTAGACGCCGGCAGCGGCTACCTGTGCCAGATGGAGCCCGTTGCCCACTTTGGCCTCGGCACAACGGACACAGCCGAAGAAGTCGAAGTGCGCTGGCCCGACGGTACGACCCACCGCCTTGAGGAACCCGAAGTCGACCAGCTGCACAGCATCCCCTATCCGAACTAA
- the coaE gene encoding dephospho-CoA kinase (Dephospho-CoA kinase (CoaE) performs the final step in coenzyme A biosynthesis.), giving the protein MTTLGVTGGIGSGKTTVCGFLAEQGARVFYADLEARRLMTEHDGIRDDITNAFGDDSYQEDGSLNRAYLADVVFNSPENVEKINAIVHPRVHEAFAKTAERARDEGVEVLVHEAALIFESGGDKHLDAVAVVVAPDEERIARVVDRDDTTPDEVRARMSHQLSQDELRRRADYVVENDGSLDDLRQKSIDLYRTITGP; this is encoded by the coding sequence ATGACAACACTCGGCGTAACCGGTGGCATTGGAAGTGGAAAGACGACCGTCTGTGGTTTTCTCGCCGAACAGGGAGCCCGCGTGTTTTACGCCGATCTGGAGGCCCGGCGCCTGATGACGGAGCACGACGGGATCCGCGACGACATCACGAACGCATTTGGCGACGACAGCTATCAGGAGGATGGATCGCTGAATCGCGCGTACCTGGCCGATGTGGTGTTCAATTCTCCAGAGAACGTGGAGAAGATCAACGCGATCGTTCACCCTCGCGTCCACGAGGCGTTCGCGAAAACGGCCGAGCGAGCACGGGACGAGGGCGTGGAGGTGCTTGTGCATGAGGCCGCGCTGATCTTCGAGTCCGGTGGTGATAAGCACCTGGACGCCGTCGCCGTCGTGGTGGCTCCCGACGAGGAGCGCATTGCGCGGGTGGTCGATCGAGACGACACGACGCCAGACGAGGTGCGCGCTCGAATGAGCCACCAGCTCTCCCAGGATGAACTGCGGCGACGGGCGGACTACGTCGTGGAGAACGATGGCTCCCTCGATGATCTCCGGCAGAAAAGTATCGATCTCTACCGCACGATTACCGGCCCGTGA